A stretch of Apostichopus japonicus isolate 1M-3 chromosome 9, ASM3797524v1, whole genome shotgun sequence DNA encodes these proteins:
- the LOC139974056 gene encoding G-protein coupled receptor moody-like has translation MAHQLTNVSMDDLRIDGMEIPYNHAAKVLIYSNYVVAALGIPGNTLVILAVVLSKRVRNISTAFIVNLAIADLLTCCMAPIIALVQAYEYYDSILEPVCQAILVVVHSCIGASIYTLAAIAVNRFLVIISSRQLYEKIYQSKYVAVQIAVIWIIPISVAVLPSFVFGIGQQGYDFVLHTCAPVKDHPTTVVFNDILTFVLYPIPLTTIIFCYVGILVKVIIHNRKLAEHGVTRTSGNPSNENTQTRHEMETENTGRNKSSSVRFTTIEIQITKNLFIIFLAYILCLTPQAACTFFSCRIDENYTRSAVLYNSVVNPVIYGLKHPLFRQVFVCILRCRRVPEPSSFLTALMRRFERY, from the exons ATGGCTCATCAGTTGACCAATGTTAGTATGGACGATTTGAGGATCGATGGTATGGAGATTCCCTACAACCATGCTGCCAAAGTATTAATATATAGTAACTACGTTGTTGCGGCCTTAGGGATCCCAGGTAACACACTTGTCATTCTTGCTGTTGTCTTGTCCAAACGAGTTCGGAATATTTCTACTGCCTTTATAGTCAACTTGGCTATAGCTGATCTACTCACGTGTTGCATGGCGCCGATAATTGCCTTGGTGCAAGCTTACGAGTATTACGACTCGATTCTGGAACCAGTATGTCAGGCCATTCTTGTCGTGGTACACTCTTGTATTGGTGCGAGTATATACACTTTAGCTGCGATCGCCGTCAACCGTTTCCTTGTGATAATTTCTTCCAGGCAACTATATGAAAAGATATATCAGTCCAAATACGTCGCCGTACAGATCGCCGTCATCTGGATTATCCCGATATCGGTAGCAGTACTGCCTTCATTCGTCTTTGGCATTGGACAGCAGGGGTACGATTTCGTTCTTCATACATGTGCTCCAGTAAAGGACCATCCGACCACCGTCGTTTTTAACGATATTCTGACTTTCGTACTCTATCCAATTCCATTGACGACGATCATTTTCTGCTACGTTGGAATCCTGGTTAAAGTTATAATTCACAATAGGAAACTTGCTGAGCATGGTGTAACTAGAACCTCCGGGAATCCATCGAATGAAAATACACAAACTAG GCATGAGATGGAAACAGAAAACACAGGCAGAAACAAATCGAGCTCTGTACGATTCACAACCATAGAGATACAGATTACAAAGAATCTATTCATCATTTTTCTCGCGTACATACTCTGCCTTACACCTCAAGCCGCGTGTACGTTTTTCTCTTGCCGAATCGATGAGAATTATACGCGAAGTGCGGTTTTGTACAACAGTGTGGTCAACCCAGTCATCTATGGGTTAAAACATCCTCTCTTTAGACAAGTTTTCGTTTGTATCTTGAGGTGCCGTCGAGTTCCCGAACCGTCTTCGTTCCTTACAGCGTTGATGAGGAGATTCGAGAGATATTGA
- the LOC139974111 gene encoding G-protein coupled receptor moody-like, whose amino-acid sequence MAHQSTNVSMDDLRIDGMEIPYNHAAKVLIYSNYVVAALGIPGNTLVILAVVLSKRVRNISTAFIVNLAIADLLTCCVAPIIALVQDYVYYDSILEPVCQAILVVVHSCIGASIYTLAAIAVNRFFVIISSRQLYEEIYQSKYVAVQIVVIWIIPISVAALPSFVFGIGQQGYDFVLHTCAPVKDHPTTVVFNDILTFVLYPIPLTTIIFCYVGILVKVIIHNRKLAEHGVTRTSGNPSNENKQTRHEMETENTGRKKSSSVRFTTIEIQITKNLFIIFLAYILCLTPQSACTFFSCRIDENYTRHVVLYNSVVNPVIYGLKHPLFRQVFVCILRCRRVPEPSSFLTALMRRFERY is encoded by the exons ATGGCTCATCAGTCGACCAATGTTAGTATGGACGATTTGAGGATCGATGGTATGGAGATTCCCTACAACCATGCTGCCAAAGTATTAATATATAGTAACTACGTTGTTGCGGCCTTAGGGATCCCAGGTAACACACTTGTCATTCTTGCCGTTGTCTTGTCCAAACGAGTTCGGAATATTTCTACTGCCTTTATAGTCAACTTGGCTATAGCTGATCTACTCACGTGTTGTGTAGCGCCGATAATTGCCTTGGTTCAAGATTACGTTTATTACGACTCGATTCTGGAACCAGTTTGTCAGGCCATTCTTGTCGTGGTACACTCTTGCATTGGTGCGAGTATATACACTTTAGCTGCGATCGCCGTCAACCGTTTCTTTGTGATAATTTCTTCCAGACAACTATATGAAGAGATATATCAGTCCAAATACGTCGCCGTACAGATCGTCGTTATCTGGATTATCCCGATATCGGTAGCAGCGCTGCCTTCATTCGTCTTTGGCATTGGACAGCAGGGGTACGATTTCGTTCTTCATACATGTGCTCCAGTAAAGGACCATCCGACTACCGTCGTTTTTAACGATATTCTGACTTTCGTACTCTATCCAATTCCATTGACGACGATCATTTTCTGCTACGTTGGAATCCTGGTAAAAGTTATAATTCACAATAGGAAACTTGCTGAGCATGGTGTAACTAGAACCTCCGGGAATCCATcgaatgaaaataaacaaactag GCATGAGATGGAAACAGAAAACACAGGCAGAAAGAAGTCGAGCTCTGTACGATTCACAACCATAGAGATACAGATTACAAAGAATCTATTCATCATTTTTCTCGCTTACATACTCTGCCTGACACCTCAATCCGCGTGTACGTTTTTCTCTTGCCGAATCGATGAGAATTATACGCGACACGTGGTTTTGTACAACAGTGTGGTCAACCCAGTCATCTATGGGTTAAAACATCCTCTCTTTAGACAAGTTTTCGTTTGTATCTTGAGGTGCCGTCGAGTTCCCGAACCGTCTTCGTTCCTTACAGCGTTGATGAGGAGATTCGAGAGATATTGA